One window of Candidatus Neomarinimicrobiota bacterium genomic DNA carries:
- the tmk gene encoding dTMP kinase, which produces MSSKGIFITFEGIDGCGKSTQAKLLLEYLNGCGKNTILVREPGGTTISEEIRQVLLSTDRRELTDRTEVLLMVASRAQLTDETIVPNLESGKCVIADRYIDSTVAYQGGGRGIDISWLHKLNQFATERLVPNITFFVDILPEEAARRKQTDSDRIEEGGVEFQAKVREVYMSLAEKESNRIIVMNGYDSVEEIHQKIIEEINRRNIVG; this is translated from the coding sequence ATTTCGTCTAAAGGGATTTTTATCACCTTTGAGGGTATTGACGGATGTGGCAAAAGTACCCAAGCGAAGCTATTATTGGAATATTTGAATGGTTGCGGCAAAAACACAATTCTGGTCCGTGAACCCGGTGGCACAACCATTTCTGAAGAAATTCGCCAAGTGCTCCTTAGCACAGACCGCCGAGAACTAACGGATAGAACTGAAGTGTTACTTATGGTGGCTAGCAGAGCACAATTAACAGACGAGACCATTGTTCCAAATTTAGAATCAGGGAAATGTGTAATTGCGGATCGCTATATTGATTCAACTGTTGCTTATCAAGGAGGCGGTAGGGGCATAGATATATCGTGGTTACATAAATTAAATCAGTTTGCAACGGAAAGGTTGGTACCCAATATCACTTTTTTTGTTGATATTTTACCCGAAGAGGCCGCAAGGAGAAAACAAACTGATTCAGATAGAATTGAAGAGGGAGGGGTTGAGTTCCAGGCGAAAGTGAGAGAAGTCTATATGTCTCTCGCTGAAAAGGAATCAAATAGAATTATTGTGATGAATGGATATGATTCAGTAGAAGAAATTCATCAAAAAATTATAGAGGAAATAAACCGAAGAAATATTGTAGGTTAG
- the rsmI gene encoding 16S rRNA (cytidine(1402)-2'-O)-methyltransferase — MLYIVATPIGNLGDISFRAVEVLGSVSLVAAEDTRHTRKLLNHYSISVPTVSYYEHNKFTRIPKLLNTLNDGNSIALVTDAGTPGISDPAYKLIRAAIDDHCTIETIPGASAAIAGLVVSGLPTDRFLFEGFLPSKKGRKARLKKVKDYQGTLIFYESPHRMLRTLGDIEEILGNRPAVAAREMTKMHEEIIRGTVSELKSHFNQKKPKGEFTLLIGKDDKNVYFV, encoded by the coding sequence ATTTTATACATCGTTGCTACACCAATTGGAAATCTAGGAGATATTTCTTTTCGCGCGGTTGAAGTTTTGGGATCTGTATCGCTTGTCGCTGCAGAAGATACGAGGCATACGCGAAAATTATTGAATCATTATTCTATTTCTGTGCCGACTGTAAGTTATTACGAACACAATAAATTTACTCGAATTCCAAAATTATTGAATACACTGAACGATGGAAATTCGATTGCTCTAGTCACCGATGCCGGCACTCCTGGTATCAGCGATCCCGCATATAAATTAATTCGGGCGGCGATTGATGACCATTGTACGATTGAAACTATTCCTGGCGCTTCAGCCGCAATCGCCGGTTTGGTGGTTTCCGGACTGCCGACTGATCGATTTCTTTTTGAGGGGTTTTTGCCTTCAAAAAAGGGACGGAAAGCAAGATTGAAAAAAGTAAAAGATTACCAAGGAACATTAATTTTTTATGAAAGTCCTCATCGAATGCTTCGTACCTTAGGCGACATTGAAGAAATACTTGGAAATAGACCGGCTGTAGCCGCGAGAGAAATGACAAAAATGCACGAAGAAATTATTCGAGGAACCGTTTCTGAACTCAAATCTCATTTTAATCAGAAAAAGCCAAAGGGAGAGTTTACATTATTGATTGGGAAGGATGATAAGAATGTCTATTTCGTCTAA